The genomic stretch GCTGCCCGTCATCAGGAACAGCAGCACGAACGTGGAGACGGCGATCAGCAGCAGCGCCCACGGCATCCGGTCGGTCAGCGAGGTCATCGTGTCCTTGAAGGAGGCGGCGGTGCCCGCGACCTTCACGTCCTCGAACGGCGCCTTCGCGTCCCGTACGTCGACGACCAGGTCCTGGCCCTCGTCCGTGTAGGAGCCGACCTCCGGGATCACCGAGAGCCAGGTGCCCTCGCCCTTCTCGTAGCGCTCGTTGATCGCGCCGGCCGGGGCGATCTGCTTGCCGTCCGTGTAGGAGCCGGTCAGGGCGTCCACCCGGGCGACGTTGTCGAGCTCGGACAGGGTCTCGGCGTAGGCCGCGACCCTGGACTCGCGGTCGGCCCCGGAACCGGCGTTCTCGGCGACGACCATGAGCGGTTCCATCTCGCGGGCCGAGTAGTCCTCGATGAGGACCGTGCCCACCTGGTGCGCCTCGGCGTCCGAGGGCAGCGTGCGCTCGTCGGCGAGGTTGAGCTTGATGCCGAGGAACGGCGAGCCGAGGAAGAGCAGGATCACGATGACACCGGTGGCCAGCGGCAGCGGCCGGCGCATCACCAGGGTGGCGAGCTTGTGCCAGAAGCCGTTCTCGACTGCCGCCGCCGGCTTCTTGCGGTTCCAGGACCACTTGTTGATCCGGGTGCCGATGACCGCGAGCAGCGCGGGCAGCAGCACCAGGGCGGCGACCACCGCGAAGGCGACGACCGCGATACCGGCGTAGGCGAAGGAGCGCAGGAAGTACATCGGGAACAGCAGCAGCGCGGAGAGTGAGAGCGCCACGGTGATCGCCGAGTAGAGGACGGTGCGGCCGGCGGTGCGCAGGCTGGTGGCGATGGCGTCGTTGACCGCGGCGCCCTTGCCCAGTTCCTCGCGGTACCTGCTGACCACGAAGAGGCTGTAGTCGATGCCGAGGCCGAGTCCGAGTCCGGTGGTGAGGTTCATCGCGAAGACCGACACGTCGGTCAGCTCCACCAGCACCCGCAGCACACCGAGCGCGCCGATGATGGCGACGATGCCGACGGCCAGCGGCAGCAGGGCCGCGATGACCCCGCGGAAGATGAAGACGAGCAGGATCAGGGTGAGCGGCAGCACCAGGGTCTCGGCGAGCGCCAGGTCCTCCTGGGTCTGCTCGTTCATCTCCGCGTAGGCCTCGGCGCGGCCGCCGAACTGGATCTGGAGGCCCTCGAAGCCCTCCTCGTAGTGCGGGCGGAGCTTGGCGAGGTAGTCGTCGACCTCGTCCTCGTTGCCCTCGAGGTGCGCGAGGACGAGGGCGGAGTCGGACTTCTCGGCCTTCAGGCTGGGCGCCTTGTCCAGGGTCCAGTACGAGGCGGCCTCCTGGACGCCGTCCTCGGCGCCGAGCTTCTCGGTCAGCTCCGCGCCCTTGGCGGCGGTGTCCGGGTCGTCGACTCCCTTCGGCGTCTTCACCAGCAGCACGAGGTTGGGCTCACCGGTGCCGAACTTGTCGCTGAGGATCGCGTTCGCCTGCGTCGACGGTGCGTCGGGCACCTCG from Streptomyces davaonensis JCM 4913 encodes the following:
- a CDS encoding MMPL family transporter, yielding MFNKLAALATGRRKLVLWLGLLFCVVAGGLGGAVNSKLSSGGYEVPDAPSTQANAILSDKFGTGEPNLVLLVKTPKGVDDPDTAAKGAELTEKLGAEDGVQEAASYWTLDKAPSLKAEKSDSALVLAHLEGNEDEVDDYLAKLRPHYEEGFEGLQIQFGGRAEAYAEMNEQTQEDLALAETLVLPLTLILLVFIFRGVIAALLPLAVGIVAIIGALGVLRVLVELTDVSVFAMNLTTGLGLGLGIDYSLFVVSRYREELGKGAAVNDAIATSLRTAGRTVLYSAITVALSLSALLLFPMYFLRSFAYAGIAVVAFAVVAALVLLPALLAVIGTRINKWSWNRKKPAAAVENGFWHKLATLVMRRPLPLATGVIVILLFLGSPFLGIKLNLADERTLPSDAEAHQVGTVLIEDYSAREMEPLMVVAENAGSGADRESRVAAYAETLSELDNVARVDALTGSYTDGKQIAPAGAINERYEKGEGTWLSVIPEVGSYTDEGQDLVVDVRDAKAPFEDVKVAGTAASFKDTMTSLTDRMPWALLLIAVSTFVLLFLMTGSVLMPVKAFVLNLLSLTATFGAMVWVFQDGNLMWLTGDFTVTGGIVATTPIMMFCVAFGLSMDYEVFLLSRIKEEYDRNGDNTRAVALGLQRTGGLVTAAAALIALVFASFLVSGITYMKLLGLGLALAVLMDATLVRGVLVPAFMRMAGRYNWWAPRPLTRVYERFGLSEGEDEPVAADNKTVHTGREPADVGR